In a genomic window of Phacochoerus africanus isolate WHEZ1 chromosome 6, ROS_Pafr_v1, whole genome shotgun sequence:
- the MRPL15 gene encoding 39S ribosomal protein L15, mitochondrial — MGGPVQGGGPRALDLLRALPRVSLANLKPNPGSRKPERRPRGRRRGRKCGRGHKGERQRGTRPRLGFEGGQTPFYLRIPKYGFNEGHSFRHQYQPLSLNRLQYLIDLGRVDPTQPIDLTQLVNGRGVTIQPSKRDYGVQLVEEGADTFKAKVNIEVQMASELAIAAIEKNGGVVTTAFYDPRSLEILCKPVPFFLRGQPIPKRMLPPEALVPYYTDAKNRGYLADPARFPEARLELARKYGYVLPDITKDELFKMLRTRKDPRQIFFGLAPGWVVNMADKKILKPTDENLLKYYSS; from the exons ATGGGCGGCCCGGTGCAGGGCGGTGGGCCCCGGGCCCTGGACCTGCTGCGAGCCCTGCCCAGAGTGAGTCTGGCCAACCTGAAGCCGAATCCGGGCTCCAGGAAACCG GAAAGACGACCAAGAGGTCGGAGAAGAGGCAGAAAATGTGGCAGAGGCCACAAGGGAGAACGGCAGAGAGGAACCCGGCCCCGATTGGGCTTTGAGGGAGGCCAGACTCCATTCTACCTTCGAATCCCAAAATATGGCTTTAATGAAGGACATAG CTTCCGACACCAGTATCAGCCTTTGAGTCTCAATAGACTGCAGTATCTTATTGACTTGGGTCGAGTTGATCCTACACAACCTATTGACTTAACCCAGCTTGTCAATGGCAGGGGTGTGACCATCCAGCCATCTAAGAGGGATTATGGTGTCCAGCTGGTAGAGGAG GGTGCCGACACCTTTAAGGCGAAAGTCAATATTGAAGTACAGATGGCTTCAGAGCTGGCCATCGCTGCAATCGAGAAGAATGGGGGTGTTGTCACAACGGCCTTCTACGACCCGAGAAGCTTGG aaattctgtGCAAACCTGTTCCGTTCTTTCTCCGGGGACAACCCATCCCGAAGCGCATGCTCCCCCCCGAGGCGCTGGTACCGTACTACACTGATGCAAAGAACCGCGGGTACCTGGCGGATCCTGCCCGATTTCCTGAAGCAAGGCTTGAGCTCGCCAGGAAGTACGGTTATGTTTTGCCTGATATCACTAAAGACGAACTCTTCAAAATGCTCCGTACTCGAAAGGATCCAAGGCAGATTTTCTTTGGTCTTGCTCCCGGATGGGTGGTGAATATGGCAGATAAGAAAATTCTAAAACCTACAGATGAGAATCTCCTCAAGTACTACAGCTCGTGA